The window GCCGGACCGCAGGACGCGCGCCGTGACGTCCGGGCTGCCGCTCTGCGCGGTCACAGGGCGCATGGACGCGGTGGAGGCGTCCTTCAGGAAGGCGGCGAGCGGCGCGTACTCCGCCCAGAGGTTCTGCGGGTCGATCAGGGTGTCCCACCACCAGTACGAGCCCGGCCCGGCGAACCCCAGGAACAGCGGCGCCCACAGGCCGGTGTGAAAGTGAATGCGTTCCAGCAGGGGGTCGCCGCCGCCCCCGGCGGAGTACCCGAGTTCGGCCAGCAGGACGGGCCTGTCCGGCGCGGATTCCTGAAACTGACGGGCGAGGGACAGCAGTTCGAGCGGCAGGTCGCGGGCGGTGTACAGGTGCGCCTGCGCGAAGTCCACGCTCGCGTCCCGCCACAGGCCAGAGCTGCCGCCGCCGCTGAAGCTGGACGTGACCGGGTGCCCGTACGGGTCGAGGCCGCGCAGGTAGGCGCTCATGTCGGTCATCCAGGGGCGCAGGTCCGCCTCGCTGATCGGGGTGAAGTTCTCCTCGTTCCACCACTCCCACGCGAACAGGCTGGTGTATGCCGCGTAGCGCGCCGCGAGGTAACGGACGCGCTGCCGGAACAGCGTGCGGGCGCGGGCGTCCGTGGCGAATTCGGCGGGCGTGGCGAGCGGCCCGCCGTTCGCGGCGTTGTAGGGATTGTCGTTCCATTCGGAGTTGGTGGTTTCGCTGAACGCCCCGTGGTTCAGGAGGCACAGTTCGAGGCGGATGCCGCGCGCCTGCGCCAGCTGGAACACCCGGTCGAGCAGCCACGCCTGACGCTGCCGGGCCGAGTAGTCGCCCAGGCCGGTGTCCTGCCACTCGATCCCGAAGGCCCAGGACGCCATCCAGATTCGCGCGTAGGTGCCGCCGTTCTCGGCGAGCCGGTCGAACCAGCGTTCGTAGTCGGCGAGCACGTCCCCTCCGCTCCACGCGATGTTCGGCCCGATCGGGATGAAGGTCCGGCCGTGGCTGTCCGCGAAGGTGCGGGGCGAAGTGACCGAACGGGTGACGAAGCCGGGAGCGTCGCCGGGCGTCACGGTAAGCGTCTGCGCCGCACTCTCCGCCGCCCTGCCCTGCGGGTTGGCGGCCTGGACGCGCAGCGTGTACGTACCCGTCTCGGTGGGTGTGAAGCGCGCGTGCCACGCTCCCGCGTCGGCGGGTGTGCCGTCCGGGCCGTACGCGACCATCCAGAAGGCGGGCACGCGGAGGGTCCGTCCGGCGGGCATGGTGACGATCAGGTTCAGGTCCGCCTGCGCGGGATCATAGGGGTTCGTGGCGCGGAGGGAGATGTTGACGCGCAGGTCGAGCAGCGTGAACTGCTCGGCGCGCGCGGGCACACCTGTCAGGGCCAGGGTCGTGAACGCCTGCAGCGGAGCGGGCGGCATGGCTCCCTGGGCGGACGTGGGCGCGGCGGTCAGGGCCGCCATCAGCAGCACGGCCTTCAGGACCGGACGCGCGGTGGGCCTCGCGTGGGCCGGGGCGCGCCGCATCAGCCCTTGGTGGCGCCGCTGGCGAGGCCCTGCACGAACTGCCGCTGGAAGAACAGGAACACGACCACCATCGGCAGCGACACCAGGAACGACGCGGCCATCATGGGGCCCGCGCCGCGCGGGTCGTACGTCAGGTTCCCGGCGAGCTTGCCGAGCGCGAGTGGCAGCGTCTGGTGCGCGTCGTCGTTGATGACGAGCAGCGGCCACAGGTAGTTGTTCCACTCGCCCAGCATGACGGGAATCGCGATGGCGGCCAGTGCGGGGCGCAGCATGGGCAGCACGATGCTCCACCAGATGCGCAGCTCTCCTGCCCCGTCGATGCGGGCGGCGTCCACGAGGTCGTCCGGGATGCCGAGGATCGCCTGCCGGAAGAAGAACACCGCGAAGGCCTTGGCGAGGCCCGGCAGGATCAGCGCCTGGTACGAGTTGATCCACCCGAGGTCCCGGACCGTCAGGAAGTTCGGGATGATCGTGACCTCCCAGGGGATCATCATGCTGCCGAGCAGCAGGTAGAACAGCAGCCGCGAACCCGGGAAGGGCCGTTTGACGAGCACGTACGCGACCAGCGACGCGAGCAGCAGACTGCCGACCACCGTCAGGAGCGTGATGACGACGCTGTTCAGGTAGAACTGCGCGAAGCCGGTGTTCGCGAAGATCTGGAAGACACCCTGGAACTCGCCGCTGCTCTTCGCCGCGCCGGGGGCGGTGAGGGGGTTGTAGAAGTTGTGGAGCGTGAAGGTGTGCACCCACCACGTGGGCGGGTTGCGGACGATTTCCGGGACGGTCTTGAAGGCGTTGGTGGCCATCCAGTAGTAGGGGATCATGACGCTGACGGCCAGCAGGTAGAACGGCAGGCGCAGCAGGGTGCTCAGCATGGGGTGTTGGCGTTCACCGACCATCGGGGACCTCCGGGGGCGTGTGGGCGGGGCTTCAGTCGACGTCGTTGATGCGGCCGAGCTTCAGGTTCAGGGCCGTCAGCAGGAGCAGCATGATGAACAGGATCCAGGCGAGCGCGGACGCCATGCCCATCTGCAGGTGCCGGAAGCCCAGGTCGTAGAGGTACACGACGAGCGACAGGCCGCTGTCGAGGATGCCGCCGACGTTGGAGGTGTCGCTGAACAGGAAGTAGAACGAGAAGAACTCCTGGAACGCGCCGATCATGCTGGTCACCAGCACGAACAGCAGCGTGGGCCGCAGCAGCGGCAGGGTGATCCGCCAGAAGCGCTGGGCGGGCGTCGCGCCGTCGATGGCGGCCGCTTCGTAGATGTCGCCGGGAATGGAGCGCAGGCCCGCGACGAACATGATCATGTTGTAGCCCATGAGGCCCCACACGGCCAGCACGATCAGGACCGGCACGGCGTACGCGGGCGAGCCGAGGAAGCGCACGGGGTCGAGGTGCAGCCACTGGCGCATGGTGTTGATCAGGCCGAAGTCCTCGCTGCTGAACAGCCACTTGAACACGCTGATGAGGCCCACGCCGCCCGCCACGGACGGCAGGAAGAAGCAGGCGCGCATGACCTGGTCGCTGAGGCGCTGCCCGCCGAACACCAGGGCCAGCATGAGGCCCAGCGCCGTGCTGAGCAGCGCCGTGCCGAGCATGTACGTGGCGGTGTTGCTGAGCGCCTTCAGGAACCGCGGATCGGCGAGCAGGGTCCGGTAGTTGTCGAGTCCTGTCAGGCTGGGGCTGCTGATGGCGTCGTAGTCGGTGAAGCTGAGGTACAGGGAGCGCAGGACGGGCCAGATGGTGAACAGCAGGAACAGCAGCAGGAACGGCGTGACGAGGATCAGGGCCGCCGAGTGCTGCACGAGAAAGCGCCGCACCGGGTGGGCGCGGCGGTACGGGGTGGGCGGCGCGGCGCTCTGGAGGCTGGCGGGCAGGTGGTTGGTCATGGAACCCCCGGGGTGCCGTGCGCGGGCGCGGCGTGCTGGGGCTGCGCCCGCGCAGGGTTCACTTGCCGTACTTGCTGAGGTTGGCGTTCATGGTCTTGGCGGCGTCGTCGAGGGCGGCCTTGGCGCTCACGCCGTTGAAGACGACCTGCTGCACGGCCTTCTGGACGGCGTCGCCGCTCTGCTCCCAGCCGGGGCAGTTGGGGGGGCCGTCGGAGTCGCTCAGCTGGCGCATCAGGATGGCCTTCTGGTCGGCGGGCAGGTTCACCTGCGTGACGAGGTCCTGGCGTCCGGCGGGCAGCCAGAGCGTGCCGAGGGCGTTGGCGCCCCCGATCATGGCGACGGTGGTGCGGGTGGAGTACAGCTGCCGGATGAAGTCCGCGGCGAGGTCCGGGACCTTGGTGTAGCTCATGATGCCGATCAGGCTGCCGCCCTCGAAGGCGGTGTTCTTCCCGGCAGGGCCTTTGGGGAGCATGGTGATGCCCCATTTGCCGGCCAGTTTGGGTCGGCCGCTGCGGATGCTCTGCAGGGACCAGTTGCCGGTCATGCCCATGGCGTAGTCGCCGTTTTCGAGGCCCTGTTCCATGTCGGGCCAGCCGTCGGTGGGGCCCTTGTATTTGGTGTAGAACTGCGCGTAGTAGTTGAGGGCAGTGACGCCGGCGGCGCTGTTGATGGTCGCCTGGCTGCATTTGGCGTCGTACAGGTTGCCGCCTGCCTGCTTGAGGTACGGGAAGAAGCCGACCCAGCCCGCGTTGCCCCACTGCTGCACGAGGCCCTTGTTGCCGCTGGCCTTGAGGGTGTCGAGGGTGCCGGTCAGTTCCGCCCAGGTGCGGGGCGGGGTCTTGACGAGGTCCTTGCGGTAGTACAGGAGTTGCACGGTCAGGTCGTAGGGGAGCGCGTAGACGCTGCCGTCGGTGGAGGTGATGGAGTCGAGGATGCCCTTGTTGGCGGTCTTGCGGACCGAGCTGACGAGGGCGGGGTACTTGTCCTGGAGGTTGATGAGGCCGCCTTTCTTGCCGATCTCGATGCCGTAGGAGAGGTAGCCGGTGATGATGTCGGGGCCGCTCCTGCTGGCGAGCGCGGCGAGGTACTTGGTGAAGGCCTGGTCGCCGGGCACGGCGCGGACTTCGAAGGTGACGCCCGGGTGGTCTTTCTTGTAGAGGTCGACGGCGGGCTGCAGGATTTTGGGGGTGGTCTCGTCGCCGACGACCCAGATGGTGAGCTTCTCGGCGCTGGCGAGGGAGCTGGCGAGCAGTGCGGTCAGGGTGAGGGCTTTCAGGGGTGTGCGCATACGTCCTCCTGGGACAGGCGGGAAGCGGCGAGGTCGGCGGGCCCTGGGTGGGGTCCGGCAAGGTGGTTCCAGAGAACCGGTTGTGTTTACTAAACGTTTGGAGTGTACCCGGGCCGCCCTGGGGTGTCAACCACCGGTCAGCTCACCCGGCTGCAGGACCGCCCCGTCCGCTCAGCGCCCCGCGCGCGAACTGCCACGAATCACCAGCCGCACCGGCACCACCACCTGCGCCCGCTCACTCGGGCGCGGGTGAAGCAGCAGGCGCACACCCTCACGCCCCAGCCCCTCCTTGTCGACGGCGACCGTCGTCAGGCCCGGCTGGCTGTAACTGGCGGCCGTGATGTCGTCGAAGCCCACCACCGCCACGTCCTCCGGCACGCGCAGGCCCCGCCGGGCGCACTCCTGCAGCACCGCCAGCGCCGAACGGTCGTTGTACGCGAACACCGCGTCCGGCCTGGGCGAGCGCGACAGCAGGGCCGCCGCCGCCTGCCGGTCCCCCTCGTCGGTGTCCACCAGTCGCCGTACGATCACCTCGTCCGCAGGAGAACGCCCGGCGTCCGACAGCGCCTGCCGGTACCCCTCCACCCGCTGCCGGATGCTGTGGTGCTCGGCCTGCCCGGTCAGCATCGCGACGCGCGTGCGGCCCGTGGCGATCAGGTGCTGCGTCGCCTGGTACGCGCCCGAGACGTTGTCGGTGTTCACGCTCGGCAGGCCAGGCGCGGCGTGGTCCACCAGCACGACCGGCTTTCCGGCCCGCACGATCTCCGCGAGGATGCCGCTCTCCCAGTACCCGGCGCAGACCAGCCCGTCGACCTCCAGCAGGTCGATGAGCTCCGGGACCGTGTCGAGCGCGCCCACCTGCGAGTACGTGAAGGCGATGCCGGAGTTGCGGCACGCGACCTCCACGCCGTGCAGGACCGGGAAGTAGAAGGGGTTGCTGGCGAGGTTGCTGTGCGACTCGTGCAGCAGGAACCCGATCCGCCGGGCCTTGACGGGACGCAGTTTGCTCAGGTCGTAGCCCATCGCCTGAGCGACCTGCAGGACGCGCACGCGGGTGTCCTCGGTCAGGCCGGTCTGGCCTTTCAGGGCGCGGGAGACGGTCCCGACCGAGACTTCCGCGCGGGCCGCGATGTCGCGGATGGTGGGGGTGGACGCTAAACGCTGGGCTCTGGGCACGCCGCCGACTATACCGCCGCGCCCGCCACGGACGGGGGCGGCAGGCAGGCTTGGTGCGGCTGGACAGGCCGTGCGGGCGTGTTTTGACAGTCTGCGGGGCAGGTGGTACGCTCTCGGTCAAGTTTACTAAACATATTCCGGCGCGGCCGATCCGCGCCTGTCCCTCCCTCTTCCCTCCCGCAGGAGCACCGATGACGCCACCCACCCCGACCCTCACGCAGCGCACCCCCCTCCGCGGCTGGTCCCTGCGCGCCCCGGACGCCCCCACCGAACACGCCGCCGCCCGCCAGTGGCACAGCGCCACCGTCCCCGGCACCGTGCAGGGCGACCTGCTGCGCCACGGCCTGATCCCCGACCCGTACATCGGACTCAACGAACACGACGTCCAGTGGGCCGGACAGACCGCCTGGACGTACCGCACGACCTTCAC of the Deinococcus aquiradiocola genome contains:
- a CDS encoding DUF5060 domain-containing protein; its protein translation is MRRAPAHARPTARPVLKAVLLMAALTAAPTSAQGAMPPAPLQAFTTLALTGVPARAEQFTLLDLRVNISLRATNPYDPAQADLNLIVTMPAGRTLRVPAFWMVAYGPDGTPADAGAWHARFTPTETGTYTLRVQAANPQGRAAESAAQTLTVTPGDAPGFVTRSVTSPRTFADSHGRTFIPIGPNIAWSGGDVLADYERWFDRLAENGGTYARIWMASWAFGIEWQDTGLGDYSARQRQAWLLDRVFQLAQARGIRLELCLLNHGAFSETTNSEWNDNPYNAANGGPLATPAEFATDARARTLFRQRVRYLAARYAAYTSLFAWEWWNEENFTPISEADLRPWMTDMSAYLRGLDPYGHPVTSSFSGGGSSGLWRDASVDFAQAHLYTARDLPLELLSLARQFQESAPDRPVLLAELGYSAGGGGDPLLERIHFHTGLWAPLFLGFAGPGSYWWWDTLIDPQNLWAEYAPLAAFLKDASTASMRPVTAQSGSPDVTARVLRSGTQAMAWLVSDRYSASGVQRAQTDALLDGTYREGDPPVFPERRATLTIRGLRDGPYMARWFDPQTGAWLAARPVTASGGVLTLPTPTFTRDLAVRVDPR
- a CDS encoding carbohydrate ABC transporter permease, producing MLSTLLRLPFYLLAVSVMIPYYWMATNAFKTVPEIVRNPPTWWVHTFTLHNFYNPLTAPGAAKSSGEFQGVFQIFANTGFAQFYLNSVVITLLTVVGSLLLASLVAYVLVKRPFPGSRLLFYLLLGSMMIPWEVTIIPNFLTVRDLGWINSYQALILPGLAKAFAVFFFRQAILGIPDDLVDAARIDGAGELRIWWSIVLPMLRPALAAIAIPVMLGEWNNYLWPLLVINDDAHQTLPLALGKLAGNLTYDPRGAGPMMAASFLVSLPMVVVFLFFQRQFVQGLASGATKG
- a CDS encoding carbohydrate ABC transporter permease, which encodes MTNHLPASLQSAAPPTPYRRAHPVRRFLVQHSAALILVTPFLLLFLLFTIWPVLRSLYLSFTDYDAISSPSLTGLDNYRTLLADPRFLKALSNTATYMLGTALLSTALGLMLALVFGGQRLSDQVMRACFFLPSVAGGVGLISVFKWLFSSEDFGLINTMRQWLHLDPVRFLGSPAYAVPVLIVLAVWGLMGYNMIMFVAGLRSIPGDIYEAAAIDGATPAQRFWRITLPLLRPTLLFVLVTSMIGAFQEFFSFYFLFSDTSNVGGILDSGLSLVVYLYDLGFRHLQMGMASALAWILFIMLLLLTALNLKLGRINDVD
- a CDS encoding extracellular solute-binding protein, which translates into the protein MRTPLKALTLTALLASSLASAEKLTIWVVGDETTPKILQPAVDLYKKDHPGVTFEVRAVPGDQAFTKYLAALASRSGPDIITGYLSYGIEIGKKGGLINLQDKYPALVSSVRKTANKGILDSITSTDGSVYALPYDLTVQLLYYRKDLVKTPPRTWAELTGTLDTLKASGNKGLVQQWGNAGWVGFFPYLKQAGGNLYDAKCSQATINSAAGVTALNYYAQFYTKYKGPTDGWPDMEQGLENGDYAMGMTGNWSLQSIRSGRPKLAGKWGITMLPKGPAGKNTAFEGGSLIGIMSYTKVPDLAADFIRQLYSTRTTVAMIGGANALGTLWLPAGRQDLVTQVNLPADQKAILMRQLSDSDGPPNCPGWEQSGDAVQKAVQQVVFNGVSAKAALDDAAKTMNANLSKYGK
- a CDS encoding LacI family DNA-binding transcriptional regulator; protein product: MPRAQRLASTPTIRDIAARAEVSVGTVSRALKGQTGLTEDTRVRVLQVAQAMGYDLSKLRPVKARRIGFLLHESHSNLASNPFYFPVLHGVEVACRNSGIAFTYSQVGALDTVPELIDLLEVDGLVCAGYWESGILAEIVRAGKPVVLVDHAAPGLPSVNTDNVSGAYQATQHLIATGRTRVAMLTGQAEHHSIRQRVEGYRQALSDAGRSPADEVIVRRLVDTDEGDRQAAAALLSRSPRPDAVFAYNDRSALAVLQECARRGLRVPEDVAVVGFDDITAASYSQPGLTTVAVDKEGLGREGVRLLLHPRPSERAQVVVPVRLVIRGSSRAGR